The Verrucomicrobiota bacterium JB022 DNA segment CCAATCGGCCCTGGCCCAACTCGCCGGGCAGCTCGAAGGCCGTTTGCACACCGGCCAGCTGATGCGCCGCATCTACGCGACCGATGCCTCCGAATACCAGGAGTTCCCGCTCGGGGTGGCGGTGCCGTACAGCGAGGGCGACGTGCGCAAGCTGGTGGCGTTTGCAGCCCAGCACAAGGTGCCGCTCGTGCCCCGGGGCGCCGGGACATCCCTTGCGGGGCAGGTCGTCAGCCACGGCTTGATTGTCGACCTCGGCCAGCGGCTCAACCGCATCCTCGAGATCGACGCGGCAAACCGCCGGGTGCGTGTGCAACCGGGGGTTGTGCGCTACGAGCTGAACCACGCGCTGCAGCCCCACGGCATGCTCTTCGGCCCTGAGACCTCAACCGCCAACCGCGCGATGATCGGGGGAATGGTCGGCAACAACTCCTGCGGCTCCAATTCGATCGTCTACGGCAGCGTGCGCGAGCACCTCATCTCGTGCCGCGGCTTCCTCAGCGACGGCTCGGAAGTCACCTTCCGCGCGCTCAGCCCGGAGGAGTTTGTCGCCAAGTGCGAGGGCGACACGCTGGAGGCCGGTATCTACCGTGAGGTCCGCGCCATGCTGGCCGACCAAGCCAATCGCGAAGCCATTCGCGCCAATTTCCCCAAGGCCTCCATCCCGCGCCGCAACACCGGTTATGCGCTCGACCTGTTGATGGACGCCAACGTGTTCGATGCCACGTCGGACAAGCCCTTCAACCTCTGCAAGCTGATCGCCGGCTCCGAGGGCACGCTCTTTTTCGGCGTTGAGTTCGAGCTGGACTGCAACCCCCTGCCACCCCCGCACAGTGCGCTGCTCTGCGGGCACTACGAGACGGTCAACGAGGCGCTGCACGCGGTCGGCATTGCGCTGGGGCACCACCCGGCTGCGGTCGAGCTGATCGACCGTCACATCCTGGAAGCCACCAAGCGCAACCTCGAACAGCAGCGCAACCGCTTCTTTGTGCAGGGCGACCCCGGCGCGATCCTCGTGATCGACATCCGCCGCGAGTCTGCCGCCGAGGTCGACGCCACCATGGTACAACTGGAGTCTGAGCTGCGGGCCGCCGGTCTGGGCCACGCCTACCCGGTCTTGCGCGGTGCCGATCAGCATTGCGTGTGGGAGCTGCGCCGTGCCGGGCAGGGCCTGATGTCCAACGTGCCGGGCGACGACAAGCCGCGCGAGATCGTGGAAGACACGGCGGTCGACGTGCGCGACCTGCCGGCCTACATCGAAGAGTTCGACCAGATCATGCGCGAAAAGCACGGCATCGAGTGCGTCTACTACGCGCACGCGGGTACGGGTGAGCTGCATACGCGGCCCAAGTTCAACCTCAAGACGCCCGAGGGGCTGAAGATGTTCCGCTCCGTGGCGGAAGACATCGCGGCGCTGGTCAAGAAATACCAGGGCTCTCTCAGCGGCGAGCACGGCGACGGTCGCCTGCGGGGTGAGTTCATCCCCCGGATGGTGGGCGAGCACTGCTTTGGCCTCATGCGGCAGGTCAAGCTGGCCTTCGACCCGCACAACCTTTTCAACCCCGGCAAGATTGTCGATACGCCGCCGATGGATACCCATCTGCGTATCGCGCTGGAAGAAGAGCATCGGGAATACGACACCCACTTCGATTTTTCCGAGAGTCTTGGCCTGTTGCGCGCTGCGGAGCAGTGCATCGGTTCGGGCGACTGCCGCAAGAGCCACCTCGCCGGCGGTACGATGTGCCCCAGCTACATGGCGACGAAGGATGAGAAGGACTCCACCCGCGCCCGTGCCAACGTGCTCCGCCAGATCCTGACCGCTGGCCCGGTCGAGGCCCGCAAGAGCGTCTTTGACAACGACGAGGCGAAGGAAGTGCTCGACCTCTGCCTTTCGTGCAAGGCCTGCAAATCGGAGTGCCCGGCCAATGTCGACATGGCGAAGCTGAAGGCCGAGTTCCTGCAAGGCTACTACGACGCCAACGGGGTGCCGCTGCGGTCGCGCATGATCGCTGGCTTCACCCAGAGCCAGCAGATCGCCTCCAAAGCGCCGTGGGCCTGGAATTTCATCTTCGGGACTCCCGCCCTGCGCAAGCTGGCCAACAAGGCCGTCGGCTTCCACCCGGAGCGCACCATTCCGCTGCTGCCGCCGCAGACGCTGGCCGCCTGGTTCCGCCGGCACCAACCGGCACCGCAGGCGGGCACGCGCGGCAAGGTGTGGCTCTTCAACGACGAGTTTACGAATTACAACGACGTCGCCATCGGGATCAAGGCGGTCGAGCTGCTGGAGCGGCTAGGCTACGCGGTCGAGATCCCCGAGCACGGCGAAAGCGGCCGCACCTGGCTCTCCAAGGGGCTCGTGCGCGAAGCCGCCGAGCGCGTCAACGCCAACACCCGCGCTCTGAAGGACAAGGTGACCGCCGAGCAACCGCTGGTCGGCATCGAGCCCTCTGCGCTGCTCACCCTGCGCGATGAGGCGATCGACCTCGCCCCGGCCGACCTCAAGCCTGCGGCCCGCCAGTTGGCCAAAAACGCGCTGCTCTTCGATGAGTTCCTCGTGCGCGAGATGGAGGCCGGTCGCCTCGACGCCTCCGCCTTTACCACCGATGCGCGCCGGGTGCACCTGCACGGCCACTGCTTCCAGAAGGCCCTGGTCGGTAATGCCCCCACCGTGCGCATGCTGAGTTTGCCCGCCCACTACGAAGTAAAAGTCATCCCCAGTGGCTGCTGCGGTATGGCGGGCTCGTTCGGCTACGAAGAAGAGCACTATGCCGTCTCCCAACAAGTGGGCGAGCTGGTGCTGTTCCCGGCCGTGCGCCAAGCCGATGAGGCCGACCTCATCGCGGCGGCCGGTACGTCCTGCCGCCACCAGATCCACGACGCTACTCACAAGACTGCTCAGCACCCCATCGAGATCCTCCACGCTGCCCTCGTTTAACTAACGCCAGAACCCCGAAACGAAGCAGATCATGAGACAACCCTTCCGTTGGTTCTGCACCGGCCTCGCGCTCGGTGCAGCCGCCACCGCTTTCGCCGCCCCCACCATCTACATGGTGGGCGACTCGACGATGGCGGACAAACCCAAGCCCGAATACCCGGAAAGAGGGTGGGGCCAGTTGTTCAAGGAGCTGGCCGCCCCGCCAGCTACGGTCGAAAATCACGCCGTCAACGGGCGCAGCACCAAGTCGTTTATCGACGAAGGCCGTTGGGACAAGGTCTACGACTCCCTGACCGAAGGCGACTGGGTGATCATCCAGTTTGGGCACAACGACGAGAAGGAGCACGACCCTAAGCGCTACGCGCACTTTGAGACCACTTACCGCGAGAACCTGACCCGCTTCGTGCGACAGGTGCGTTCGCGGGACGCGGAGCCTATTCTCGCCACCTCCGTCGCGCGCCGCCGCTGGGAAAACGGCGAACTGGTGCCCACCCACGGCGAATACCCCCGCGTGGTGCGCGAAGTCGCCGCTGCCGAAGGTGTGCCGCTGCTCGAAATGGAGCGCCTGACTTCC contains these protein-coding regions:
- a CDS encoding FAD-linked oxidase C-terminal domain-containing protein; translated protein: MPTVPPLPVSLQSALAQLAGQLEGRLHTGQLMRRIYATDASEYQEFPLGVAVPYSEGDVRKLVAFAAQHKVPLVPRGAGTSLAGQVVSHGLIVDLGQRLNRILEIDAANRRVRVQPGVVRYELNHALQPHGMLFGPETSTANRAMIGGMVGNNSCGSNSIVYGSVREHLISCRGFLSDGSEVTFRALSPEEFVAKCEGDTLEAGIYREVRAMLADQANREAIRANFPKASIPRRNTGYALDLLMDANVFDATSDKPFNLCKLIAGSEGTLFFGVEFELDCNPLPPPHSALLCGHYETVNEALHAVGIALGHHPAAVELIDRHILEATKRNLEQQRNRFFVQGDPGAILVIDIRRESAAEVDATMVQLESELRAAGLGHAYPVLRGADQHCVWELRRAGQGLMSNVPGDDKPREIVEDTAVDVRDLPAYIEEFDQIMREKHGIECVYYAHAGTGELHTRPKFNLKTPEGLKMFRSVAEDIAALVKKYQGSLSGEHGDGRLRGEFIPRMVGEHCFGLMRQVKLAFDPHNLFNPGKIVDTPPMDTHLRIALEEEHREYDTHFDFSESLGLLRAAEQCIGSGDCRKSHLAGGTMCPSYMATKDEKDSTRARANVLRQILTAGPVEARKSVFDNDEAKEVLDLCLSCKACKSECPANVDMAKLKAEFLQGYYDANGVPLRSRMIAGFTQSQQIASKAPWAWNFIFGTPALRKLANKAVGFHPERTIPLLPPQTLAAWFRRHQPAPQAGTRGKVWLFNDEFTNYNDVAIGIKAVELLERLGYAVEIPEHGESGRTWLSKGLVREAAERVNANTRALKDKVTAEQPLVGIEPSALLTLRDEAIDLAPADLKPAARQLAKNALLFDEFLVREMEAGRLDASAFTTDARRVHLHGHCFQKALVGNAPTVRMLSLPAHYEVKVIPSGCCGMAGSFGYEEEHYAVSQQVGELVLFPAVRQADEADLIAAAGTSCRHQIHDATHKTAQHPIEILHAALV